In Macadamia integrifolia cultivar HAES 741 chromosome 5, SCU_Mint_v3, whole genome shotgun sequence, a single window of DNA contains:
- the LOC122080326 gene encoding probable WRKY transcription factor 75: MDNYPTIFFPCPSSSTSASPPSPFSSNMVKPNPYTFIDVHGNNNHNNPTGLFQGWKKETTAAAAPVAPASDISLSQLTRNDSSHGGSSNGSAEQSEKKVAGKKKGEKKIRRPRHAFQTRSQVDILDDGYRWRKYGQKAVKNNKFPRSYYRCTHQGCNVKKQVQRLSKDEGIVVTTYEGMHTHPIEKSTDNFEHILNQMQIYTPI; encoded by the exons ATGGACAATTACCCAACCATCTTCTTCCCTTGTCCCTCATCGTCAACATCAGCATCACCgccttctcctttctcttcaaATATGGTAAAACCTAATCCATATACTTTTATAGACGTTCATGGCAATAATAACCATAATAACCCAACTGGGTTGTTCCAAGGATGGAAGAAGGAGACGACGGCGGCGGCGGCACCGGTGGCCCCAGCATCCGATATCTCACTTTCACAGCTGACTAGAAACGATTCATCCCATGGAGGGAGCTCTAATGGGTCCGCCGAGCAGAGTGAGAAGAAAGTTGCAGGTAAAAAGAAGGGCGAAAAGAAGATTAGAAGGCCCAGACATGCTTTCCAAACAAGAAGCCAAGTTGATATACTTGATGATGGTTATAGATGGAGGAAATATGGACAGAAGGCTGTGAAGAACAACAAATTTCCCAG gAGTTACTATCGGTGCACACATCAAGGGTGCAATGTGAAGAAGCAAGTCCAACGCCTATCCAAAGATGAAGGGATTGTTGTCACAACATATGAAGGGATGCATACACATCCTATTGAGAAGTCTACAGACAACTTTGAACACATATTGAATCAGATGCAAATTTACACTCCAATTtaa